Proteins encoded by one window of Cuniculiplasma divulgatum:
- a CDS encoding acyl-CoA thioesterase yields the protein MEIKSKSWKESYTQIERLVLPADTNVFNALYGGRLMEWIDNVASIVAFKHCRQGTVTGSIDSLFFLAPIHLGFIVNMKGRVNYTTKTTMEIEVDVSAQDALSGKERFTTKAYLTYVAVDVDGRPSPVPGLILDDDDSKDRFKSGEERSLRRLELLKSVKKEAQIFDDMH from the coding sequence ATGGAAATAAAATCAAAATCTTGGAAAGAAAGTTATACACAGATAGAGAGACTGGTTCTTCCAGCAGATACCAATGTATTCAATGCTCTTTATGGTGGTAGATTAATGGAATGGATAGATAACGTGGCATCAATAGTTGCATTTAAGCATTGCAGACAGGGAACAGTCACTGGAAGTATTGATAGTTTATTCTTTCTTGCGCCCATACACCTTGGGTTCATTGTCAATATGAAGGGAAGGGTTAATTACACAACCAAGACGACAATGGAAATAGAAGTAGATGTTTCTGCACAGGATGCACTTTCAGGGAAGGAAAGGTTTACCACAAAAGCTTACCTCACTTATGTGGCTGTTGATGTAGATGGGAGACCATCTCCAGTTCCAGGATTGATACTTGATGACGACGATTCAAAGGATAGATTCAAGTCCGGTGAAGAAAGGAGCTTAAGGAGGCTTGAACTGTTAAAATCTGTGAAAAAAGAAGCTCAGATTTTCGATGATATGCATTAA
- the rpiA gene encoding ribose-5-phosphate isomerase RpiA — MDESRLKEKAAVKAIPYVPKEGFVGIGTGSTVKFLIKLLVEESRKYSDVTFVPTSLETMYLLNSGGLRTSTEFHGSIAIDIDGADEIDPNGNLIKGGGAALTREKIVAANSQKLIIIADQSKLVNKLGKFKVPVEILPFLAEQTIQNIENKGCKVTLRPENKNRSDNGNIVIDSDFGLIDNVQDIQTKLKMIPGVVEVGIFHGMTWKTIVGKNSGVEEINYK; from the coding sequence ATGGATGAAAGTAGATTAAAGGAAAAAGCCGCTGTAAAAGCAATCCCATATGTTCCAAAAGAAGGTTTTGTTGGTATCGGTACCGGATCAACAGTAAAATTCCTTATCAAACTTTTAGTTGAGGAATCCAGGAAATATTCTGATGTTACATTTGTTCCAACCTCCCTGGAAACTATGTATTTGTTGAATTCTGGTGGATTAAGGACATCTACTGAATTTCACGGGAGTATTGCAATAGACATAGACGGAGCTGATGAGATTGATCCAAATGGAAATTTAATTAAGGGAGGGGGTGCAGCTCTAACCAGAGAAAAGATTGTAGCGGCAAACAGTCAAAAGTTAATTATAATAGCCGATCAGAGCAAACTAGTAAATAAGCTTGGAAAATTCAAGGTTCCTGTTGAGATACTACCATTTTTGGCAGAACAGACAATTCAAAATATTGAAAATAAGGGTTGCAAAGTAACCCTGAGACCAGAAAATAAAAACAGAAGCGACAACGGTAATATTGTTATTGATTCGGATTTTGGATTGATCGATAATGTTCAGGATATTCAAACAAAGTTGAAAATGATACCTGGGGTTGTGGAAGTGGGCATATTTCATGGGATGACATGGAAAACCATAGTTGGTAAGAATAGTGGTGTAGAGGAAATTAATTATAAATGA
- a CDS encoding Lrp/AsnC family transcriptional regulator has protein sequence MQNSGLDVDLDRVFDRKIVTALVGMRVEINRVENIAAEIVSEPHVEDVFVVTGDFDIIVKVRFPDYNEFQKYILNRLSKISGVRDSKTMMVVSIKKENKRVFVE, from the coding sequence ATGCAAAACAGTGGTCTTGATGTTGATCTAGATCGAGTATTCGATCGAAAAATAGTAACGGCTTTGGTGGGTATGAGGGTAGAAATTAATAGAGTGGAAAATATTGCTGCCGAAATAGTGTCAGAACCACACGTTGAGGATGTATTTGTTGTAACCGGCGATTTTGACATTATAGTAAAGGTGAGATTTCCAGATTATAACGAGTTTCAAAAATACATTCTGAACAGGCTCAGTAAAATATCTGGAGTTAGAGATTCAAAGACCATGATGGTTGTAAGCATCAAGAAGGAAAATAAGAGAGTGTTTGTGGAGTGA
- a CDS encoding UPF0147 family protein produces MDSNLFNEVMYLLEEMSLDTSVPKNVRKNASDAKTKLENQKTSLDIRCATAISMLDEISNDPNVPSHGRASLYTIISKLEALAKS; encoded by the coding sequence ATGGATTCGAATTTGTTTAACGAAGTAATGTATTTGCTTGAAGAAATGTCGCTAGATACGTCAGTGCCAAAAAATGTAAGGAAGAATGCTTCTGATGCCAAAACAAAGCTTGAGAATCAGAAAACAAGCTTAGATATAAGGTGTGCAACCGCAATTTCCATGCTGGATGAAATTTCGAACGATCCAAATGTTCCTTCACATGGAAGGGCATCCCTGTACACTATCATAAGTAAACTAGAGGCACTTGCAAAGAGTTAG
- a CDS encoding ArsR family transcriptional regulator, with translation MTLTEEANKLAKILIVSNIPRSVAYTLVYTRGKEEVTSIEIEREAGLRQPEVSIAMQWLRRRGWINKRNMKKEGKGRPVHGYRLSKDFDEILEEIIQDLTTQIDDIKKNIQDLAKFKTA, from the coding sequence ATGACGTTAACAGAAGAAGCAAATAAATTAGCCAAAATTCTGATTGTTTCTAACATTCCCAGAAGCGTTGCATACACACTCGTTTACACAAGAGGGAAGGAAGAAGTAACCAGTATTGAGATTGAACGCGAGGCTGGTCTCAGGCAGCCTGAAGTGTCTATTGCCATGCAATGGCTTAGAAGAAGAGGATGGATAAATAAACGTAACATGAAGAAAGAAGGCAAAGGAAGACCAGTTCATGGGTACAGATTATCAAAGGATTTTGATGAAATACTTGAAGAGATTATTCAGGATCTCACCACTCAGATCGATGATATAAAGAAAAATATTCAGGATCTTGCAAAATTTAAAACTGCTTAA